CAACAATCCCACAAGTGGGAGGGTAGAGAGTGTACACGGTCCTTGCCCTTACCAGTCTAGAAAAATACTAACGGAAGTGAAAAAAGCCATGGCGCTATTATAGTTAGCACAAAAAACAAAAACTACAATAATAAGATTGACTTGCATAGGTACTTTAAAATGTCTAAACAATTGTAAAAACTTTAATTCTAATGTTAGTAGAAAGGAAAATTGTACGGGAATGACCTTTTCCTACTTGAAGTGTGGTAACACTACGTTCTAACTTTGATATGTACTGTAATTCCTTCACCGTAACCTTTCTGTTGATTGTTTGTTTGCCAAGCTCCAACATGATCACCGATAGTTGGAAAAAATCATTATTAATCAGCATTGGCAATAATAATCAACAATTACTCCCTCTATCTCATATTGGTTGTTCTGTTTCACTTTTCAAGAGTCAAGTTGACAAATCTTTGAAATAAAATTGGATTAAGTcaatttaataatttaaaattataatttatatattcaaaaactacataaaaagtactacaaGTTGCAAATCTTCTCATACTAATATGGTGAAGAAATATATCTCAAAATATTGGTTAAAGATTAtatagtttgattttttttttttaaaaaagtgaacaaataatatgggacagagggagtatctaATTCGACTATTTTGTTGTTATAATACAACAACTATGTCATTCCATATAGTTTTCCTAGGCATTGTAGTATAAATCTTCAAACTCTGAGAGAGTGAGTTTGACTTTTAGGATGCGTTAGGATCCAGAATTTGAACTTCATGATATAGTTCTGAAATTTGAACCGTGAATTTCAACCTTTCAGACATAGAGTTTGAACTTCACGACACACAATTATTATAAACGCGCTCTCCTCTACGTCGAAAATCTCACTTCTTTTACGTTATATTAGCGAACTACTCTTCCTGCATTATAATGACAAAaatatgcaatttaattctcaTTAATCAAATTAAACCGACCTTTTCCCGACTTTTAAAACCCATTTTCTCAAACTAGATATTGTAAGAGAAACCTCATAACCAAATAAAAAGTTACGGTAACTTTTTAATTCTTGAAATGAAAAGAAACCCCATCTTCTCTTTATATCACAATCAAAAATCCGCTTGGAGTATTTATGTATTTGAAAACGAGTAATATTATAGCACCCATGGGTGTGGTTTGGGCACCGATGAGATGCCAGGGTCCATTATCCCGTGTATTTAGTTGAGTTGCGAGAGAGTTGGCTGGCCCAGAGTTGATAAATTTGTAAAACTTGTATATAGTAGCCACTTTTCAGGCCGGTTTTTAAAAAGTAGCCTGTGTTGAAAATTAGACACTTTTTAATTCAGGAGCACAGTATCAACGCAAGTTCATTTGTCAGCTTACTCGTCGGAGTTGAAGTCGACTATTTGGAAATCACAAATCAAGCCTGAAACTTATCGTATTGTACTATTTGCAAAAACCGAAGTTATTTAATCATTTATGGCTTCTTCACCTAATTCTAGATTAGCAATCCTTAGTAGACACTTTACTTCAGCAGCTTCTGCCTCTAAGGTACCACTAAACTCTCTCTTACTCCCGACGCTCTTTCCTgtcaacaaaaaagaaaaaaaaatgacactTTTCTATATACAATATATAACTTTAAACTTTCCATTTTTATACCTTCTTAAATTTCGTGCCTGGTCAAACTCAGGACGAGGGAATACTAGTGATTACCCTTTTTCCAAAGCAGGATTTTAGATTGCGGAGTACCAATGAAATTGcaaatgcctttttttttttttttgacttacatGTTCATCCTTTATAGGCTGGTCAAAATTTGGGGTGGATTAAGATATCTCCGGAGGTTTCCGAAGCATTAAAACATAGAAGCCCGATTGTCGCATTGGAATCAACTATAATATCTCATGGTATGGGAAGATTTTAACCTCCTTGCTCAATTATTATCGTTTGCTATGTGTTATTAGTAAAAAAAATGGAGGGAAATTATGTACTAGTAATTTGTACTAGTGGTAAGAGCGTaacttgtgatgtttgggttagGGGTTTAAACTCTGGCGTGCGGGCAAAAGCCATATATTTAAGTGGAGAGGAGTAGAGGTGGGTCCATTATCTCTCGAGTTTCAAACTGTGCTATCGTAGAGAAGAGTAAAGGGGCAAACCCATTGTTCATTGAGTTTCATACTATGTGCACTAGCCATCGTGGAGAAGAGTAGAGGGGCGGCCCATTATCCATTGAGTTTCAAACTGTGTACCACTGGCCATCAGGAATTCTTGGcttatcaaaaaaagaaaaagttataTGCTAATTATTATTACAATCTAAAGCATAATGTTGTACATTACCAGGAAGTTGAAAAAAGAATGTAATGGAAATATGAATGAGAGGTGATGCTGTTACTTGATCTCCATGAGGGGCAGTTGTGGGATGAGATGTCAATGGGTTCGGAGTTCTAACTGGCTTGAGGAGCAAAGGTCCATGCATCCACTGCTCTGTTGAAGCAGTTCTCAGTTTTCTTAATATTTACCATCATTTAAAGGATCTtcacgtatatacatatataaatttgGAGCTGCAAGCTGTGGGTCTGGTGAACAGACTGTTTATGCACTAGGTGTGCCCCTGATCTCCATTCTTCCTCCCCGCACCCCGCTCTCCGAAATAAAATAGAGAAACAAAAGATGGAGAATTCTGCTTCACATTTATACAGCAAAAATAACGGGTTACTTGAATGATCAATGAGTTACCTCATCTATTGTGGGCGCTTATTGTACGTTGAACATACTGGCAGGCTGAGCAAAGACTTAACTTTGCGACAATGCATTTCAGTAGTTGGCCTTACTTAACCTTACATGTATCAAATTAGTTAGTCTTAAGGAGATGATATTACTTTCTTATGTATGTTCTATTGATAGTAGTTCCAACTATGGCTTCTTTTGCTGTTTCCAGGAATGCCGTATCCTCAAAATTTTGAGACAGCGAAAGAGTTGGAGGTCATTGTGAGGGAGAATGGAGCTGTACCTGCCACTATTGCTATTCTCGATGGCGTACCATGCATAGGTGTTTATCTGAgacttcttttcttcttttttcctttatCCTAATCTTCTCTTTTCTCATTTCTTGGTTGGAGGTAGATTGCACGAAAGTGGGGTTGATTTCTAGAATTCTTAAGTTCATCACATCTCTCCTGAACTTGAAGTGTCCAAAGACCTCATGGCACTCCGGTGGTGCTCGAGTAAGAGTAATCTGCAATAAATATCAACCTCTTTGTTCTTGGCTTCTTAATATGGAATCTTAACTATCAACAGAGACCAAGTTGTCTAGTTTTATCTGTTTATCAATTTTCCACAGCCATGCTAACTTTCGACTTTTGGTAGCTCAATTAAATTGATGAGTGCTTTAACTCTAACATCTTTCTCTTACGGACGAAATGGACTATTTTACAAAGTACTAATGTTTCTTCAAAATATACACTGCTACTTTTATGTACATTGACTTCTATGCTCAATCATATTTCAGCACCGGCATAGGATGATGTATATTCCATGAGTGACTGACCGTTGTCTGAAAGTTTTGACCTTTCCAATTTACTTGTACAGTTTCTGTTGTTCAATGTGAAGATGGGcaattgaaatatttttgaaatgGTATGTGAAGATGAGcaattgaaatatttttgaaatgGTATGTGAAGATGAGCAATTTGGCATGGAAAGTAACCTTTTTCAGAGCATCTATGCTTCTCTGCTGTGAACCATTTCCATCTTGTTTAATTGATTCCAGAACGTCATGTTCTATAGCAGCTTTGAATCTTTGATAAATTATTTGTTAAACTTACACTTCGTGACAAAATTCAAGAATGATAGCACGGGATCTCCAGAATGTTGACATCATTACTAACTAAAATGGACTGATCGTCATCTGCTTGTCAAGTTTTATCTGATACTCTAGTCAAATCTGTGAACCTCTGAAATGATAAAACTTGAAATACTTGCACGTCCTTAATGTTTTTTCGGAATTGTCTTACTCCTGTGTTAACTTTCTTTTAACTAGGGAAATTATAGTAGCATGTAAAATGTTTTAACATGAATTGTATTCTTTATGGTAGGCTTGACTACAGAAGAACTAGAGATTCTAGCACGTCTTGGGAGCAAAGCTCGAAAAACTGCTAGTAGAGACATTGCACTTGTTGTAAGTTAATTGCAAACTATGTTACTTAATCTGGGCAATTATATCTTATTTGCCTTTATCATATTTGTTAAAATATTTGTTTTGACTGCTGAAACTTAAATTTCACTAGCTCGaggaatatataaatatatgtttgTGTGGATATTTCGAGATGTGACATGAAAAAGCTTCATGGACCTAGAGAAAATAGCATGCCCATAGCTTGTTTTGTAATATATGCTGGCAGAATTATGTGCTTGATGATGACTATATAAGTTTACAAGTGTACTCCTTCACAGCTTGCACTATCTTATATTTATTTGTTTAACAAGCCCCTGTTACAGTTCCAAATATTTCTAGGAAGacagtttttattttataacaaaatGTGTTTTCTAATTGATTATTCATCCTTTTACCACAATTTTAAGTATTTTGAGGAAGTGTGACTTTTAAATCTAATAAAGGTTTACTTTAAAACATTTTTAGTTCTTTTGCATATCTGTTGAATGGTAACTATTCGCACATAAGTAACAGTTTTTGGTGTGCACTGTTATATTTGGTTCTACCTTTTGTCTCTGACTGGCATCTGCTGTTATTCATGTGTTTTCAGCCATAGAAGGCTAGATATATGCTTCATCTTTAAGTTTTCCCCTTCAAAAGGTCCGAAGCATATGTTGGGATATCTACCAGGATCGTAGCAAATATTCTTGGGAAGCCGCTACAAAGCTGTCAGATTAAGCTTTCTCTAAGTTATTGTTTCTTGTATTTTTTTTCCTAGATGGCAGGCAGGGAGAATGGGGCAACTACTGTCTCTGCAACAATGTATCTTGCTTCAATGGTGACGATTGCATTCAAATTGGATTTCTCTAGTAATTTGTTTGGTCTTTGTGATGTCATCCGGATCTTTTGCAACAAAAAATCTGCTGTATCTTGCAGGTCGGTATTCCAGTATTTGTCACTGGTGGTGTTGGAGGAGTTCATAGACATGGAGAGAATAGTGAGTAAATCACTGCTTATATATGTGCTTTGGTGCTTTGTTTTCGTGGTGATGCTAGAAATATGCATTTTGCTTTGTAGCATCTGATTATTTAATTAGAATGATAGCTTGCCAAATTGCTTTGAGATAGTTGGCAAACAAATATTTGATTTATAAATAAAAGTAAGAATGGAGAACAAGATGCATGTCAAGGACATTCTAGTGTACAGACTGGTAAGTGGACAGTAGTGTCATCAATATGAATAAAGCATGAATGGCGCCGCTAAGCTAGGGTGGTCATCTCCAACCTGTTACCAGGAGTAACGTAGAGTTTCTTCATATGATTATCTTACTGATTAGTTCCAAATATTGGCTCAGTAATGATTTTCAACTTCTGTAAATGGCAAAAGTGCTATATCCGCAGACCTGGTTAATATGAGGTGCTTAGAGTGTCTCCATTACTATGGACTGTTTTCTCCTTAAATGATCTTGGGCAGGGAAGTCCTTACATTATGAGCTAGCTTTTCAGGTAAAGTTAGAATCAATGTCCATTTTCTTAACATGATATCAGAGTCAGTACCATCCCTATTCTTGGTTTACCTGTTATCCGTGGTCCAAATGTCCAGAATGGACGTGCAGAGGAGGGGTGTAACAAGTGTAGGTCCACATAGGTTGAGGAATGAATGATTATCTCCTTACATGGTCATGTCAACTTTCACCGCATAAGCTACCTTTCGAGGTTGGTACCCGAGGTCCATTTTCTTAAGATTATTAATTTCTCACGTGTCTTTATTTCTCACATTGTATCAAAGTCAGGCACATTCCTATTCTTGGTGTATCCAATGTTGGCCCCCATATTATGTGGGAATAGAGTGTTCTTatgcatttattttattttacagcAATGGATATTTCTTCTGATCTTACTGAGCTTGGAAATACTCCTGTAGCTGTGATCTCCGCTGGTGTAAAATCGATACTAGATATTCCTCGAACGCTTGAATATTTGGTTTGTACCAACTTTCTTGTCTAACTTCAGATATCTTAAATATGATAACAGATGACTTGGAAATTCAACACTTCTTTTTCCTATCTTGACCTACAGGAAACTCAACGAGTTACTGTTGCAGCTTATAAAACCGATGAGTTCCCTGCTTTCTTCACACAAACCAGTGGCTGCAAGGTTCACATTTCTTCATTAATCATATTTTTAACTCTTGTTATATGTTTCCATCATATAGATCCCCTTTCCAACTGCTGATCCACTCAAAGATAGAAAAGATGTTTTTACATTAGTTCATCACTTGTTccacaagatgtaaaagaggacACGGATGCACTAAGTTCCAACTGTAGAGAGGAGCTTCAAAATGATTGTTCTATGATACTCTGTTGAAACCATTTGACTTGTTAAAATTGGAGCAACAGTTTTACATCCCTCTTCTGGCATCCGTTCTTTAGTATTTCAGGCTAAAATCTGGAAACCAAATCGCCTACACTTACAAAAGGTGTAAAGAATGGAGGATACACAGAAATGTTTAGGGAAAATGTCGTCACGTTCTCAAACCTAAAAGCCTATTTCTGGCTTTGATTGTGGAAATTAACATTTCAAAGAACGGATATGCCAGAATGTGTTGTGTTTCTGTCCGCTACTTGGCTAAGGATAAATGAGGAGACGTAGAAAGAGTAAAGTGAGAGAGCCATATAGCTTATAATAGTATCTGGAGTATGGTTTATCGCTCAATGTTTCAAGAGTTGCCTTGTCAGGCTCTTGATAAGTAGATCTTTATATACTCACTTTAAAATGGGAGCAATCGTGATACTAGCATTGTTTACAAGTTTCATTGAACAAACAAAGTGGACTATTAAAACAGTCATAGAAACCCTCCCAATATATGAACAGTAGACCAACTTATGCTCGTGATGGAATTATCTTAACTTATGGTTTCTTATGTAGTACTCCCTCTTTTCATTATATGTCACACATTTCTTTTTGgtatgtcccaaaaagaatgaaacATTTTTATATTGGAACTCTTTatttttaaacttctcattttaccctaATGACATACTCTTAGAGCGATAGGAATGTCATGGCATTT
The nucleotide sequence above comes from Lycium barbarum isolate Lr01 chromosome 3, ASM1917538v2, whole genome shotgun sequence. Encoded proteins:
- the LOC132632323 gene encoding pseudouridine-5'-phosphate glycosidase isoform X1 — translated: MASSPNSRLAILSRHFTSAASASKAGQNLGWIKISPEVSEALKHRSPIVALESTIISHGMPYPQNFETAKELEVIVRENGAVPATIAILDGVPCIGLTTEELEILARLGSKARKTASRDIALVMAGRENGATTVSATMYLASMVGIPVFVTGGVGGVHRHGENTMDISSDLTELGNTPVAVISAGVKSILDIPRTLEYLETQRVTVAAYKTDEFPAFFTQTSGCKAPARVESPEHCARVIDANIRLGRKSGMLIAVPIPREHSASGSLIESAIQQALQEAREKKITGNAETPFLLARVNQLTGGASLASNIALVKNNASVGAKIAVSLAQLQKHSDKRL
- the LOC132632323 gene encoding pseudouridine-5'-phosphate glycosidase isoform X2 produces the protein MPYPQNFETAKELEVIVRENGAVPATIAILDGVPCIGLTTEELEILARLGSKARKTASRDIALVMAGRENGATTVSATMYLASMVGIPVFVTGGVGGVHRHGENTMDISSDLTELGNTPVAVISAGVKSILDIPRTLEYLETQRVTVAAYKTDEFPAFFTQTSGCKAPARVESPEHCARVIDANIRLGRKSGMLIAVPIPREHSASGSLIESAIQQALQEAREKKITGNAETPFLLARVNQLTGGASLASNIALVKNNASVGAKIAVSLAQLQKHSDKRL